A genomic region of Mobula hypostoma chromosome 16, sMobHyp1.1, whole genome shotgun sequence contains the following coding sequences:
- the rgmb gene encoding RGM domain family member B isoform X2, with translation MIKSTVELRRIFWSRSGSCSCYPFSVECLSNSLQPEWMVMGKTGFCYPGAERPATAFTFLLLFISTFANTGYCQQQYQCRIQKCTTDFVALTSHLNTALNAFASEFCIALRAYALCTERTAKACRGNLAFHSATLGISDLMSQRNCSREGPTSIAAQDLVPVNHNIGFCDYDNRAAAAASTELRAARRRYVFCGLFGDPHLRTFRDHFQTCKVEGAWPLIDNDYLSVQVTNVPVVQGSSATATNKITIIFKTYHDCTDQKVYQAMTDDLPAAFIDGTTVGNGWIKTLWIVEKAIGKHVEVHAKYIGMTVIVRQVGRYLTFALRMPEELALDEDDSQGLQLCARGCPMNERIDEGGHLPLPASSQSHPHHPLAQPKPAYTLESATAKCYEKIQVKDVYFHSCVFDLLTTGDANFTAAAYSALQDLETLHPKRERWHIFPRGNKVAQNTGVLFNIYIGLFSFIVIVFL, from the exons GTCGAGGAGTGGTTCCTGCAGCTGCTACCCCTTCTCGGTGGAGTGCTTGAGCAACTCACTGCAACCTGAATggatggtcatggggaaaacaggCTTTTGCTACCCCGGGGCTGAACGGCCCGCCACAGCCTTCACCTTCTTGCTGCTTTTCATTTCGACATTCGCCAACACAG GGTACTGCCAGCAACAGTATCAGTGTAGGATTCAGAAGTGCACGACCGATTTCGTGGCCCTCACGTCCCATCTGAACACCGCTCTTAATGCATTCGCCTCCGAATTCTGCATTGCCCTGCGGGCTTACGCCCTGTGTACGGAGCGCACAGCCAAAGCGTGCCGGGGCAACCTGGCTTTCCACTCGGCCACGCTGGGCATCAGCGACTTGATGAGCCAGAGGAACTGCTCGAGGGAGGGGCCCACGTCGATCGCGGCCCAGGACCTCGTTCCCGTCAATCACAACATCGGCTTCTGCGACTACGACAAccgggcggcggcggcggcgagCACCGAGCTGCGGGCTGCCCGCCGCCGCTACGTCTTCTGCGGCTTGTTCGGCGACCCGCATCTCAGGACTTTCCGGGATCACTTCCAGACTTGCAAAGTGGAGGGAGCCTGGCCCCTCATTGATAACGACTACTTGTCAGTGCAAGTAACCAACGTCCCTGTTGTGCAGGGATCCAGCGCTACAGCCACCAACAAG ATAACCATCATATTCAAAACGTATCATGACTGTACAGATCAGAAGGTTTACCAGGCCATGACTGATGATCTGCCCGCAGCGTTCATAGACGGTACAACAGTGGGAAATGGCTGGATAAAGACACTGTGGATAGTGGAGAAAGCCATTGGCAAACACGTGGAGGTGCACGCAAAATACATAGGAATGACAGTAATCGTGCGGCAGGTGGGGCGTTACTTAACATTTGCTTTGAGGATGCCTGAGGAATTGGCGCTGGATGAGGACGACAGCCAGGGACTGCAGCTCTGTGCTCGCGGCTGCCCCATGAACGAGCGCATCGACGAAGGTGGCCACCTCCCCCTGCCGGCCAGTAGTCAGAGCCATCCGCACCACCCCCTGGCCCAGCCTAAACCTGCTTACACGTTAGAGAGCGCAACCGCTAAATGCTACGAGAAGATCCAAGTAAAGGACGTCTATTTTCACTCCTGTGTTTTTGACCTACTGACAACCGGAGATGCAAACTTTACAGCCGCAGCTTATAGTGCACTCCAAGACCTGGAGACATTGCATCCAAAGAGAGAACGGTGGCATATTTTCCCCAGGGGTAACAAAGTTGCCCAGAACACTGGTGTATTATTTAACATTTACATTGGACTGTTTTCCTTTATTGTGATTGtgtttttgtag
- the rgmb gene encoding RGM domain family member B isoform X1, with the protein MSKRRQVVQMIKSTVELRRIFWSRSGSCSCYPFSVECLSNSLQPEWMVMGKTGFCYPGAERPATAFTFLLLFISTFANTGYCQQQYQCRIQKCTTDFVALTSHLNTALNAFASEFCIALRAYALCTERTAKACRGNLAFHSATLGISDLMSQRNCSREGPTSIAAQDLVPVNHNIGFCDYDNRAAAAASTELRAARRRYVFCGLFGDPHLRTFRDHFQTCKVEGAWPLIDNDYLSVQVTNVPVVQGSSATATNKITIIFKTYHDCTDQKVYQAMTDDLPAAFIDGTTVGNGWIKTLWIVEKAIGKHVEVHAKYIGMTVIVRQVGRYLTFALRMPEELALDEDDSQGLQLCARGCPMNERIDEGGHLPLPASSQSHPHHPLAQPKPAYTLESATAKCYEKIQVKDVYFHSCVFDLLTTGDANFTAAAYSALQDLETLHPKRERWHIFPRGNKVAQNTGVLFNIYIGLFSFIVIVFL; encoded by the exons GTCGAGGAGTGGTTCCTGCAGCTGCTACCCCTTCTCGGTGGAGTGCTTGAGCAACTCACTGCAACCTGAATggatggtcatggggaaaacaggCTTTTGCTACCCCGGGGCTGAACGGCCCGCCACAGCCTTCACCTTCTTGCTGCTTTTCATTTCGACATTCGCCAACACAG GGTACTGCCAGCAACAGTATCAGTGTAGGATTCAGAAGTGCACGACCGATTTCGTGGCCCTCACGTCCCATCTGAACACCGCTCTTAATGCATTCGCCTCCGAATTCTGCATTGCCCTGCGGGCTTACGCCCTGTGTACGGAGCGCACAGCCAAAGCGTGCCGGGGCAACCTGGCTTTCCACTCGGCCACGCTGGGCATCAGCGACTTGATGAGCCAGAGGAACTGCTCGAGGGAGGGGCCCACGTCGATCGCGGCCCAGGACCTCGTTCCCGTCAATCACAACATCGGCTTCTGCGACTACGACAAccgggcggcggcggcggcgagCACCGAGCTGCGGGCTGCCCGCCGCCGCTACGTCTTCTGCGGCTTGTTCGGCGACCCGCATCTCAGGACTTTCCGGGATCACTTCCAGACTTGCAAAGTGGAGGGAGCCTGGCCCCTCATTGATAACGACTACTTGTCAGTGCAAGTAACCAACGTCCCTGTTGTGCAGGGATCCAGCGCTACAGCCACCAACAAG ATAACCATCATATTCAAAACGTATCATGACTGTACAGATCAGAAGGTTTACCAGGCCATGACTGATGATCTGCCCGCAGCGTTCATAGACGGTACAACAGTGGGAAATGGCTGGATAAAGACACTGTGGATAGTGGAGAAAGCCATTGGCAAACACGTGGAGGTGCACGCAAAATACATAGGAATGACAGTAATCGTGCGGCAGGTGGGGCGTTACTTAACATTTGCTTTGAGGATGCCTGAGGAATTGGCGCTGGATGAGGACGACAGCCAGGGACTGCAGCTCTGTGCTCGCGGCTGCCCCATGAACGAGCGCATCGACGAAGGTGGCCACCTCCCCCTGCCGGCCAGTAGTCAGAGCCATCCGCACCACCCCCTGGCCCAGCCTAAACCTGCTTACACGTTAGAGAGCGCAACCGCTAAATGCTACGAGAAGATCCAAGTAAAGGACGTCTATTTTCACTCCTGTGTTTTTGACCTACTGACAACCGGAGATGCAAACTTTACAGCCGCAGCTTATAGTGCACTCCAAGACCTGGAGACATTGCATCCAAAGAGAGAACGGTGGCATATTTTCCCCAGGGGTAACAAAGTTGCCCAGAACACTGGTGTATTATTTAACATTTACATTGGACTGTTTTCCTTTATTGTGATTGtgtttttgtag